The Streptomyces sp. NBC_00236 DNA window TCTCACCCGGTCTGCAACGTGCGATGACCACTCACCCGTCACCGAAGGTCCGCCGCATGGGGATCAGCCGCCTCTCCTGGACGTCCCTGACACCCAACATCCGGGCCGCCCTGCTGGCCGACCCGGACCCGGGGGTACGGAAGGCAGCCGAGGCGAACAGACGCTCGCACGAACGGCTCCGCGATCCGGACGCGGTGCGGGAGGACCTTCCCGCGCACCACTGCCATGCGCGTACTCACCTGTTGCTGTACGGAGCGCTCGCCCCGGATGTCGTGGCGGAGGCGCTGTCGCAGAATGCGTGGTCGATCGCCTTCAACGACAGCACGCCGCCGGAGACCGTGGCCCTGCTGGCCGCCCACCCGGACCCCGAGGTGCGTGCCCAGGTCGCCGTCCGGTCCGACCTGGGGACGGCCGAGCGCCGCGCACTCGCTGTGGACCCCGACCCGGGGGTGCGGCTCGCGCTCTCCGTGCATCCGGCGCTGAGTGAGGCGGAACGGGCTGCGATCGACTACGAGGTGGAACAGGACGAGGCGTACTGCCTCTGGCCGGTGTACGACCCGGAGTCGGTGCCCGACCTGGAGCTCGTCCGCGCCCACGCGCTGTCCGCACACCCGCTCCTGCGTCGACGGGCCGCCGGCGAGCCGCGTCTCCCCGCCGATCTCGTCGCGCTCCTGGCCGACGACACCGACCTCGGCGTACGGGTCCTGCTCGGCCAGAACCATCCGGACGCCCCGGCCGCGCTGTTGCTCCGCTGCTTCCTGGAGCACACCGGCCGCGACCGGTGGCATGTGACCCGTGACGGCAACTTCCCCCGTTCCGGGCTCACCCGCTTCGCCGGCGACGAGGATCCGGCGGTCCGGCGGCTGGCCCTGCTCGACCCGGCGATCCCGGCGGAGACCGCCGACCGGCTCACCCGTGACCCCGACCCGCAGGTCCGCGAGGATGCGGCCCGCCACCCGCGACTGCCACAGGACCGCATCGCGGCGCTCCTCGACGACCCCGAGCTCGCCCACCGGGCTGCCGCGAATCCGGCGCTGCCGGTCGCGACGATGTACGAGCTGATCGCCGCGGCCGGGGAGCCGGTGCCCTAGAGGTACGCGGCTCTCAGAGGTACGCGGCTCTCAGAGGTACTCCGCGAACGCGTCGAGCGTCCGCAGGACCTCCGGTTCGGCAGCAGGCGGCAACTGGAGGACGACCTCCTCGATGCCCAGGTCCGCGTAGTGCGCCAGCTTGCCCGGGCTCGGCAGGACCGCGTACGGGATCACCTGAAGGTCCTTGGGGTCGCGGCCCGCCGACTCCCAGGCCGTACGGAGGACGGGCACCGACTCCGTGAGGCCCCGGCCGCCGATCGGCATCCAGCCGTCCGCGTACTCCGCGATGTGCGCGAACAGCTTCGGGCCCGCCGCGCCGCCGATCAGGGTGCGCGGGCCCACGACCGGACCGCGCGGCTTCTGGACCGGCTTCGGGTAGGCATGGCTCGCCCGGACCGAGCCGAACTCGCCCTCGTACGCCGTGGGTTCGGCAGACCACAGCGCACGCATCAGTGCCATCCGGTCACGGCCGAGCTCCCGGCGCGTCGACCAGTTCACCCCGTGGTCCGCCGCCTCCTCCACGTTCCATCCGAACCCGAGACCCAGCGTGAAGCGGCCGCCCGAGACGTGGTCGAGGGTCGCGATCTGCTTGGCCAGATCGATCGGGTCGTGCTGGGTGACCAGCGTGATCCCGGTGCCCAGTTCCAGCCGTTCGGTCACCGCGGCGGCCTGCGCGAGGGCGACGAACGGGTCCAGGGTGCGGCCGTACTCGGGCGGCAGCTCGCCGCCTCCCGGGTAAAGAGTTTCCCGGCTCACCGGGATGTGTGTGTGCTCCGGAAGGTAGAGCCCGGCGAATCCCCGCTGCTCAAGCTGGTGCGCGAGCCGCACCGGTGTGATCGTTTCGTCGGTGAGGAAGATCGTCGTGGCGATCCGCATACGAAAGACACCTCCGTCGTTGTCTGGTGGCGGCTCAAACGTATGCCGTACCGTGCGCAAAGCCGAGACTTCGGCGACTTCGGGGGAGGTCATTCACCATGGTCCGCAACCGCACCCGCGCCACTCTCACCGCTCTGTTCCTGACGGGCGTGCTCGTAGGCGGCGCACCCGTTGCGGCATCCGCCGCCACGCCCGCTTCCGTGTCCGCCGCCTCCCGTACCGCTTCGGTACAGGCCCCGGGGCATGTGGACGGGGCGGCGTCCGCGCACACCGGTG harbors:
- a CDS encoding LLM class F420-dependent oxidoreductase, with product MRIATTIFLTDETITPVRLAHQLEQRGFAGLYLPEHTHIPVSRETLYPGGGELPPEYGRTLDPFVALAQAAAVTERLELGTGITLVTQHDPIDLAKQIATLDHVSGGRFTLGLGFGWNVEEAADHGVNWSTRRELGRDRMALMRALWSAEPTAYEGEFGSVRASHAYPKPVQKPRGPVVGPRTLIGGAAGPKLFAHIAEYADGWMPIGGRGLTESVPVLRTAWESAGRDPKDLQVIPYAVLPSPGKLAHYADLGIEEVVLQLPPAAEPEVLRTLDAFAEYL